From the genome of Cololabis saira isolate AMF1-May2022 chromosome 4, fColSai1.1, whole genome shotgun sequence:
ccggaggctatcacgtcgtctcgggtgcGCGCGGGGCCGGTCCACTTCTTCAGAGTGCGGGTGCCCGTCGGGCTGagtgagcgcgtggccccgggacggggcggcgggatgcgtctcggttctgcgcggggcaggctggccacaggtcctttcaggtgaagtttaagagcagagagagaggttagaacagaggaacgggtctcaccctgggccggggccgagcttcgaagcggctttcccccccttttcagctcccagggaccggggacacgtgaagcaggaggcggagctccggatgaaaagttgagaccgagtTAATGGGAGCGGctccgcggcttcaacgggctgcaggtccaacggagcggcccgatgggggCCTTACatctccccccagccggggggagaaaggcaGATGGGaccttggcccggagccaaacgTCCTGCTGCAGTAagagaggttgatcggaagagagaggaaaaaggagagaGGGAAGCGGCGCGCGCCGTGGGTCCTCGGATCCTGCGGCCAGACCACGCTGCAGACCTCTCCTCTTGTCCCCCcctttagggggggggggaggtcgcggtccctttggcccggagccaaaagGACGTGCTAACCCACCGGTTGATgaaggaagaagagagagaTGAACGCGCAGCGCtgcgttttgatcctacgcgcgctgcggtgacgtcatcggtgcctcattgcgattggatgcgcgccgcttgtaggcgccacccccccccccacgcaaggcatgctgggggttgtagttcaggcaacggCGGCCTGTTCaaagaggcacattaaagcgggaaagggggggttcaaagaagcagtaccattttgaggtctggttttcgggctccgctgcatccggctcccccccagggggtgtcgtaaatccccagggagtctgtttccctggcagaaactttccttgcttgctttgatctgttttgaccCCCCCTCTAGGGGTCATAAACTTGCTATCTCGGGCCGGGCCGAGATGACCAGAAGTTGGCAGCAGGGGGTCATAAAACTGACTATAGCTTTCGGCCTTTACTGTTCTGAAAATGTTCACCCTATCATGAATACATAATCATTTATAAATTCAGAGTTCACAGGGGCACATGGGCGACGCCCAACAACTATTAATGtaccaagtaaaaaaaaaaaaaaaaaaagccattaccATTTATAATTCTTCTTAAATTGGTAAATATCCAACTTTTAATGCTGGAATCTATGTTGTCACCTGTCCTTTTTACACTGAACTAACACAGGGTGGTGGGTCGGGGGAGTGATTCATTAATGACAAGACAGTGATGTCTGCAAGGTTCTCATCCACAAAGTCATAAATCAGCATATTGCAGAGCTGTCAACTGCAACTGCCTACTAAAATGACAGACCTTTGTATAACATGACTCTCGGGTCACAACTTAACAAACACATAAAGAAGTTATTTGCGTTCAACAAACACAACAGCAGGAGTGGCAAAGGAGCCTGCTGGTTATATTTGTGCAACATGATTTGTGGCAAAGTCGCTATGTAAATCCTGTTATTCAGCATTGATCTGCCACCTGCTCTATCTCCTGCATCAGTCAACTCTTCTGATGGTGGTGAAGCCAGCAAGACCAACCAAACAGACAGTGGGCTGTCACGTTAGGTAGGACCCCTCGATAATTCCTCCCGAGTCCTTTTCCCTCCCCATAACTCCTCCTCAATTGCAACATACAGATTATTAAAATTggcttatatgggttgttttgatgtataggaaataaaaatactcaataaaatggcagtatcctatgcaaaaatgtaaaaatatgcttaGATGGACTTGTTCTATGGTAGGTCAAAAAGGGTTCAACAAACATTAATCATCCAGTGATGATAATGGGGTTGTATCTAAAAACGCTGACCATGGGGTGTTTTTTTCCTTGCCCTGTTGGTGGAATCTTGAAATTCCAAAGTTTCTGGCAAACTTCACCCCAAAAGGTTCCTCATGACTTCCTTCAGTGGGTTTTTTGAGGCTTGGCATTGGCGGTCAAAAGTTTGAAGAAATAGTTCTAGACTTTACAAGTCTAGAGAACAAATATTactttataaaaaaacaaaacaaaaaaaaatgttaaactggTCAACAATAAATCTATACGAGGACAGGAAGCTGTATAACTGCACTGCAATTTCCAACTGGCCAGCAAGAATTCGCTTGGTGATTTGTATGGATGAAGAGGTCCCACACTGGCAAAAGTGGTCCTTAGGGAGAAGCAAAACGTGCTGAGTAAGATACTTTATATTGCAGGCAACATAGAAATGTTTGCATGTAAATTATTAGATCATGATCAAATGAAAAGCACAATAGTACTTAAATATTGAAGTTGTGTATGTTACCCCTCAGAGCCACCCCAACACATGCCGCTCCTTGATAAAATGAGGACTTAAGAAGAGCAGAGGAGTTTGTGCTGCTCATGCAAAAGCATTACACCTTTAAATTAGCAGTCTCCAATGACAAAAGTGCGACCTATGGTGAGATTTTACCCGTCCTGAAAAAAGCTACAGCAACACTACACCGTGCAGGAGGAGAACTCTGCCTTGGttgtatttgtcactggctCACTGGCTTTATTTTTGACTGCTCAGTTCATATATCTTTTAAAAAGGacaattttattaatttatttattttctttttttttctttttagaaacaTTTTGGAATCGTGGAATTGCCAGAGAATGATGCATGTTGTATTTGTTCATTTCTATaggagaatatttattttatattggtGATGATAATCATCTTtttgttgtctcttttttcccaaatgagaattgataagggaatcgataaaaaccgaatcgttaagcaggaTAAAAAATGGTTGGAACATCTTATTAATACCCATCCCTATTAATTAACTATTTCGATGGTTTTCGTGTTAGTAGCTTTAACCATTTACACTTTTGATCAATAGAAACTGAAAAGCTTTTGAGAGTCAGCCAACAAGATgatttaattcttcttcttctctgtccttacagaaacataaaggcAAAGAGAGACCCACAAGTTATCGTTGTGATCACTGCAAGAAagtcctcaccacttcatcaggTCTGAGAACACATAAgatgattcacactggagataaaccgttcacttgtgatcagtgtggagcagcttttacccaacaaggtagtctaatgactcaccaacgtattcacactggagataaaccgttcacttgtgatcagtgtggagcagcttttaccagacgAGATagtctaaagattcaccaacgtattcacactggagataaatcgttcacttgtgatcagtgtggagcagcttttaccactaAAAGTtatctaaagattcaccaacgtattcacactggagataaaccgttcacttgtgatcagtgtggagcagcttttaccagacgAGATagtctaaagattcaccaacgtattcacactggagataaaccgttcacttgtgatcagtgtggagcagcttttaccacatcaagttatCTAAatattcaccaacgtattcacactggagataaaccgttcacttgtgatcagtgtggagcagcttttacccaacaaggtaatCTCAGGACTCacaaacgtattcacactggagaaaaaccgttcacttgtgatcagtgtggaacaGCTTTTACTGAGTCAGGTGGTTTAAgcactcaccaacgtattcacactggagataaaccgttcagatgtgaacagtgtggagcagcttttaccacatcaggtagtctaatgactcaccaacgtattcacactggagataaaccgttcagatgtgaacagtgtggagcagcttttaccacatcaggtagtctaaagactcaccaacgtattcacactggagataaaccgttcacttgtgatcagtgtggagcagcttttacccaacaaggtaatCTCAGGACTCacaaacgtattcacactggagataaaccgttcagatgtgatcagtgtggagcagcttttactgagtcAGGTGGTTTAAgcactcaccaacgtattcacactggagataaaccgttcagatgtgaacagtgtggagcagcttttacccaacaaggtaatttaaggactcaccaacgtattcacactggaattaaaccgttcagatgtgaacagcgtggagcagcttttaccacatcacgTCAGCTAAAGAGACATCAACATACTCACACGAGTGATAAACTCTAAAGATGTGATCAGTATGAAGTgtggaattgcaaaaaaaaccTCAGCACAAAAAGCAAAATAATCAGACATCATTCCAAAACTTGAAAGACTATCATATGATGCCCCCTGGACACCTCCTGGGAAGGTGTTCCTggcatgtcccaccaggagAAGATCCAGGACACACCGGAGGGAATGTCTTTGGGCTGACCTGGGAACGTCTCTCGATCcctccagaagagctggaggaaatgtgtggggtgagggaagtctggacatctctgctcagactgctgcccccgctaaGCAGTCCCACATCAAGTGGATGGAAATGGATAGATGGACAAAATCCATATATCTGCAAAAAGCACATATTTATTGTTACACCATTCTGAGATACAGAATGTAATCTAACTATAGTATGAACTATTCCACAAATACTGCATTAGCGCATCTCTAACATCTCtgccttcctcctctccaccccgagccactgccaccactggctgaagtggtgctgctgcaggtacATCCTATGATGTTTCATAAGTCTTTccatgactttcacacagattaTGCAGTGGACAGGAAGTCATCACCATTCATTTCACCAGTCGGACATCACAGAAGGCAACCTGCTGAATTAATCTTCCACAACCACTCGTGCTCGGTTGACTTTGTGCTTAAACGCAGACTGTTCTGCTGTCAGTCGTCCAGTGTCATGGAATGGTTTCAAGAGCCAGTCCCGCAAAGGATAAGTAGAGTCTCCAAGAAGGAAATACCCAGCAGTCACTGCATGTTCCAGATTTGAGCTAGGAAGATGTTCCTCCGACTGGCTAGCTCctgtgtatgtattatatatgtaaTCAACTATTTGTCATTGAGAACTGAACTTTCAGGATCGATTCCTCGAATGCTTTGCTAAATTTGCCCCTTTTAACATTTCTtgatattttgatgttaaatccactgtttttggCAATTTCTGTACATTTAATAAATTTCAGTACCCTTTTACCTGAAGTCTTCATTAACACCAACCTTGGCACAATTAATTTTTTGGATTGTACTTGTCAAGCCTAAAAGGTTTGAGGACGATTTGTCAAAAAAGTTAATCGTACAGGAATATATCATGTTT
Proteins encoded in this window:
- the LOC133442069 gene encoding zinc finger protein OZF-like; the encoded protein is MDRDQNQDSEMDRDQNQDSEMDRDQNQDSEMDRDQNQDSEMDRDQNQDSEMDRDQNQDSEMDRDQNQDQESSIRTKAGSSSAGLQKHKGKERPTSYRCDHCKKVLTTSSGLRTHKMIHTGDKPFTCDQCGAAFTQQGSLMTHQRIHTGDKPFTCDQCGAAFTRRDSLKIHQRIHTGDKSFTCDQCGAAFTTKSYLKIHQRIHTGDKPFTCDQCGAAFTRRDSLKIHQRIHTGDKPFTCDQCGAAFTTSSYLNIHQRIHTGDKPFTCDQCGAAFTQQGNLRTHKRIHTGEKPFTCDQCGTAFTESGGLSTHQRIHTGDKPFRCEQCGAAFTTSGSLMTHQRIHTGDKPFRCEQCGAAFTTSGSLKTHQRIHTGDKPFTCDQCGAAFTQQGNLRTHKRIHTGDKPFRCDQCGAAFTESGGLSTHQRIHTGDKPFRCEQCGAAFTQQGNLRTHQRIHTGIKPFRCEQRGAAFTTSRQLKRHQHTHTSDKL